GCTTTCTTTGCATTGCAATAACTGATACAGCATCTGGTGTAATCTAAATAGTCTATCGATTGTACAGTTTCCTGGTGATACCTAATACATGGTAAATTTTTGGTGATTGTGGTGGTACCTTAGATTACGCTTATGTCTACGATGGCAAAGGTACATATTCGTTCTATGGACAACCGACTTGTACTAAATAGTTAATAGGATATGGAATATTTTAAGGAAAGGAATGCTTGTCCTTTTAAGCATTCTTTGCTAAAATATTCCCCTGGGATCTACAACAAAGAAACCAATAAAGATTCGAAGTTTGTAATGAAATGGTTTGTTGAATGAGCTTAACTATGGATAGTGTTTCTTATATGAACATTGATTCTTCTGTTGCGGATCCGCCTCTAAATTACTCTAAATTGAGTGCAAGCATCAGCTAAAGTTCTAGTGGGTCTTGGAAGATTCCAAATCGAATAAAGCCATATCCTTGCATTCAATTTAGTGGTTCACCTATTACAAATATCAACTGATTGTTGGAGCTTCTCGGAAAGTGATACAGGCAAATACTTAGAGGATTCTCGCCAGtaactttttgccttttgtttacCCAAAGTCAGTCACGAGATCATCTATTGCGCATTTCCATGGATCAGTTTCCTGCAAATCTTCACAATCTTTGTCTCAATCTATCACGCTCTGAACGCTTTTAAACGCAAAATATACCCCCAGGACTGTGCTATACCTGGGGGGCAAATTGCTTATAGCTGTGTGGATATGGATGGAGCTGTGGATGGTGATTGGGCTGCTCCTCTGGGTACTCCTTCCAGGGCGGCGTCTGCGTGTAGAAGCTGCTCTGCTGGTGCATTGCTGGTTCCGTTGCTGAAGACGGTAGATTGGCAGCTGCCTCGAAGCTTCCTCGGAACAGATCATATTTCTCCTGCGAGAACTGGCCAGCGGGTGGCGTCTGCTGCGGGTTCGGCTCCTGCTGTGGATGATGCTGATAATACCGCATGCTGCTGCCGAAGTCGAAGCCAGTTGGATGTtggggatgaggatgaggagctGCTGAAGGGTAATCCATTCCCGGCTGAAATGGAACCATCTGCGGCTGATGGTGATGAGGATGGGGAAGAGGATCTGAATGTGCTTCAGAATGCTGGGAAAGAGGAGGCTGCTGCGTCTGGCCGTAAGGAAACATCCGACCGCAACCAAACATGGGGAATGGCTGCGGGTTCACGAAGAGGGCGTCGAAAAGCTCCTTCGTAATGCGCTCTCCGCTCAATGTGAAGTTCTGCAGCTTCTCTAGGTCCAGGTTGACGGTGTTCCCGCTCTCCAGCACCTGCTCCAGAGCAAATATGTAGTTGTGGGCGAACCGAAGTATCTCGATCTTCGTGAGCTTTGTCTCCTCGGGCAGCGAGGGCAGCGTCACCCGCAGCTTCTCCAGCGCATCGTTTAGGCTGTGCATCCGGTTGCGCTCCCGGTCGTTGGCCTTCATTCGACGGAACTTCTTGATGCGCACCACCTGTGTGGGGCTGCGCGAACGGGTGACGCGGTTCTTGCCGACGGCATATTTTCGCTTGGGCCGCGGTGCATCCGGATCTTCCGGCGACTTCATTGGTGTGCTGGTCAGTTGCGGCTCGAAGCCTCCGCCAGTGGCACGGCTGTTCAGGTGCTCCACCAGGGTGCGGCCGCTGCGCGTGCTGTGGTTGCTGCTCGTGTCCAGCAGGCCCACAAATCCTGCCGGCGGTGAGTTGATCGGGGCTGTGTCCCAGGTGCCGGCATAGGCCAAAGGCGCCGCCGGCCCGGCCGCTGCACTGTTGTACGTCTCATCGAAATCCAAACGCCTCCGGGAGCTGACCTGGGCCTCCGTCTCGAAGCTCTTTTCGTAGCCGCTGTCGAAAGATgcatcgtcatcgtcctcgtcgAACTCGAAGGATTGAGAGGGAGCACTGTAGGCATTATAACAAGCAGCCATGATCTGTTCTCGATTTCCGTTCTGTATAAACTATATCCTtgatctgtatctgtgtttaTGCTCTATCCAACAGTCGCTACGCGCATTTCACGCCTCCCAATTCCGATTTATGATTTCCGTTTTTCACTTTCAGAGAGGACAGTGTCGCTGGGTGTTTCTCAGTGTTTCGCGTGCCCGCACCAACTAAAAGCTGGCAAGGAGTGCGCACCGGTTTTATGCACCGGGGCCAGCCATTAATGCCCGCGTTGGAAGCGGTAAGCCCGCTGATTTGGGTCTAGGCGGCGGCAACAACCCTCGGCGCATTGTCGTCGGTCGTGGCGGCGCCATGGCACACATAAATCCCAAAAGATATGCGCGCCGTGATTGTCGCCAGGGGGTTGCTTTTGCCCGCTCGCACACATACACTGGCATAGATGTACGATGTACGTGTCCGTACACGGACACACTCTCAGATGAGATTCGTTATAGCTGGTATCGCTGCCAGTTAAAATACGAGCATTTTTTACGCTTTGCTGGCTAGCGCTGCGGTCTAAGCCAATAGGAAGGATGTCAGAGCTGGCGAGGATCAGTGGTGACGCCAACGGCATCATCAAAGTTCAAAGCATTATTTGCTGGTGGCTGCATACTCTCTAGTAAAAGGGGTGTTCTGACTTTCATATCATGGAAAGGAGACTTAAATCAAGCTAAATATTTCGTAAAGAAATAAGTCtttgaaattggtttttattcCGATTTTTCTTACAGATAACACATTTCTTTAAGATCAAGGAGACATTCAAAAAGACACTCACTTTAGCTAATTTTCCCGGATTATTAATAAAGTTATAGTTCCCTTTGAACTGTTCAACTTTCATCCGGAATCTTCTGCAGATTTACTCTTCTGATGCCATTTCCTTAACTTTGTAGGGTATGTAAATTTCGCATTTAAGAAACAATTGCATTTTATACTATCATAACATTGAACTTGAGTGCGCTTAATGCGATTGCCATTCAAAATGTTTCAATTACCCGCaactcttttgcttttgtcgGGTAAACCGCAGTAATCACTTAGGGCTTACGCCTGTCGCTAAACGAATTAGAGCCACGTGGCCAGGACAACTCCGACACTTCCGAAAACGCAACATGTGAACTCCCACTCTCACTCCTACTCTTACCTCGGCCGAAGCAAAAGCCTGGCCACGTGCCGTGGTCTTACCGGCTGCTCAAGTGGCAGAGTGTGCCATAGATATCTATGTGGTAAAAGACATCTAAGTGGAGGCGTCTGCGGGCCGCGATTTCAGAGATCCCAAGTGGCCGACGGGGACGGGTGCCACGTGCGGATCTGTTATGATATGCGCAAATTATCGCAAATTGCTGGCATAAGTGAGGAAGACTCTAGAGTGTCAAGGGTGCTAATTGAGCTACATATATGCCTCCACGGCTTCTGTCCTGATTTGTATCAAAAGTTTGGTTGGATGGCTAATACTTAAGTTGACTAAAATTTCGAGTCCATTTGGTGTTAAGATCAAGAATACGCTTTAATAACCTAGATGAAAGTTAATCATTTACTAACAGACTACCAGAATGATCACTCTGCACCGTTTTATACCTCAAACCTATTTAGAGTATAATGTTTAGTATCAGCCACaaggaaataaatatttcagtcATTCGAAACATTTGTCGGGAATAAATCTAATAACACTTTTCATTCATTGGAAATAGTTGGTCGAAATATATCTTAATCCctaaaatgaataaatgaaaatggatAAAGAAAATAGTGAGTGAAATATagtgaaaaataaattgttagCACAAATAggaataatgaaataaaataaatttattccGATCAGCACTTAAGCCGAAAACCAATAGCCGGGAAGTAAGAAGTCGGGAAGCCACATCCCGTTAAGCCCCCACAATATCATCAACCAAAAGTTAAGTTAAAGATAGTTCCGTACCTTGCTGTACGTTGTTTCACTTTGCGATGTACCTATTGATACTTTGTTTCCATTTGATATGGTTTAAAATGAAactttaaaattcaattacaaaataaCCGTGCCCGAAcgtgtaataataataatactctTTCTTGATGAATCGCGATATATTGAGGGTATTTATTTTTCTAGTTTTTTCTTGCACAGGTCCTTGTATTGAACATTTACCCTAAACTCTCCCACTCACGAATCTATAGCTGCTGGGTCTTTTCTGCGGAGGGGGACACGTTCctcaaaaaaatacaacacaaGTCACTGGG
The sequence above is a segment of the Drosophila pseudoobscura strain MV-25-SWS-2005 chromosome X, UCI_Dpse_MV25, whole genome shotgun sequence genome. Coding sequences within it:
- the tap gene encoding basic helix-loop-helix neural transcription factor TAP, whose amino-acid sequence is MAACYNAYSAPSQSFEFDEDDDDASFDSGYEKSFETEAQVSSRRRLDFDETYNSAAAGPAAPLAYAGTWDTAPINSPPAGFVGLLDTSSNHSTRSGRTLVEHLNSRATGGGFEPQLTSTPMKSPEDPDAPRPKRKYAVGKNRVTRSRSPTQVVRIKKFRRMKANDRERNRMHSLNDALEKLRVTLPSLPEETKLTKIEILRFAHNYIFALEQVLESGNTVNLDLEKLQNFTLSGERITKELFDALFVNPQPFPMFGCGRMFPYGQTQQPPLSQHSEAHSDPLPHPHHHQPQMVPFQPGMDYPSAAPHPHPQHPTGFDFGSSMRYYQHHPQQEPNPQQTPPAGQFSQEKYDLFRGSFEAAANLPSSATEPAMHQQSSFYTQTPPWKEYPEEQPNHHPQLHPYPHSYKQFAPQV